TGCCGGCGGCAGCGGTGTTCTTCGCGGTCTCGGGAGCCGAGGACGCTTGCGACTCAGCCTTCGCGAGCTGAGCCGATGGGCGAGCCGCGACCATGGCGGCGGATTGCGCCGGCGAGTTTTCGGGAGCGGCCGCGCGACCGGTGCGGAAGAGCCACACGTTGCCCGCGAGCGACAGGCCGAGGAGGATGAGAAGCAATACGCGTTTCATGACAGGAGGCTCTCCCGTTGGCCCAAACGGAAGCGCGACGCAAACATGGGCGGCCGGACTTTGTCTGTCGAGAAACGGAAACGCGATTTTAGGGACCGCCGGGCAATGTCAGCCACATCGCGCCGCCGCGACGATGGAATGCCTCCAACTGCGCTGGCGTCAGCAGGGCCAGCGCCCCCTGCCGGGTCTCTTTCCGGAGTTTGGCCAAGGCGGCGTCTCGAGCGGGCGCGTCATTCCCCAATTGCCGGAGGATTTCGCCCGCGCGCATGTTCGAGTCGCGATCGATCTGCCACAATGCCACCGCGGTCGAATTCGGCAGACCGGAATCCTTCACGAACGCCTGGGCAAATCGGTAGACCGGCTCCGTGGCTTCCAGGTATTTTTCGAAGCGCTCGGGACCCAACACGCGCCGAATCTCGGCGAGTTGGGCGTCCTTGGCCTCCACGTATTTTCTCGGCCCGGACAAATCCGGCGGCCCAAGCGGGTCGAGCCGCGCGTTGAAGTGCTCCTCGGCGGCCACCAGCGCGCGAAATTCCACCTCCGACATTTCGAAGGCACTCGCGACTTGCATGACTGCCGTGCTGGCCTCGGACCGGCGAGCGACGAGGTCGTCGAGTTCTTCCGGCGTCAACAACGCCGCGAGATCGCGCTCGCGCTCTTCGCGCATGAGGCGGAGCGCGGCCCGTTGGTCCTCGCCGAAATTGTCCGCGTTTTCGCGGTTAAATTTGGCCACGAGCTCGTCGTAGTCGCGCGCGAGCTTTTCCACCTGCTCGATCTTCTCGGGCGGGATGCGGCCGTAGAGTCGCTCGCGTTGCGCATGTTCGTCCGGCACCTCCACGCCGGCGCTGCCCATGATCGCGCGCACGCGCCGCTGCTCCTGGGCATCGAGGTCGTAGATGGCTGCCATGTCGGCCGGCTTCCAATACGGCGTGGCGCGCCAAAGCCGGGCACGTCGCTCGGCGAACTCCCGGTGCACGGCGGCACGCACGATGGCTTGGACGACCTCCGCGGGAAAACCCGCCTCTTGGGCGCGTCGCACCAAATTCTTGAGCTCCGATCCTGGTCCCGCCTGAAACGCCGCAGCGAGTTCGGCGCTGGAAGCGTGCGAGCGAACGACGGCCGTCGGACTCGGCGCAGGTCCGCGGCGCGGATCGCTCGCCGGCGGCGCAAATCGAGTCATGCCCGCCCAAACCAGCAGCAGCGCATTCAGCGCGAGGGAGAAAATCAGCAGCCAACGCCCAAACGGTTTCATCACAGCAGTGCGTCGCTCGGCCCGGCACGGCGCATCACCGCAACCCTAGCGTCCGCACCTCGCCGAAGTCGAGCGTAGTGAAGTCGTCCGCGCTCACGCTGTGCGCCGCGCGCGCGGCGGCGAGGGCATGGAGCGGTTCGTCGATGGCTTCGTTCGTGAGCTGAAACGTGCCGAAGTGCATGCCGATGCTGCGCCGCGCGCCGAGCGCGAGGTGGGCGCGGATCGCCTCGTCGGGATTCAGGTGCACGGGAATCATGAACCAGCGCGGCTCGTAGGCGCCGATCGGCAGCAGCGCGAGCGCGGGCGCCCCGACGCGTTCGCGGATGGCGGCGAAGTGCGGACCCCAACCGGAATCGCCGCAAAAAAACACGTCGCCCGCCCGCGTGTGCAGCACGAAGCCGTTCCAGAGCGTGCGACAGCGATCCCACGGCGCGCGCGCGGCGAAGTGTTGCGCGGGCGTCGCGGTGACGCGCAGCGGCGGCCTCGCTGCCTCGTTCGCCGCAAGCGCCTCGAGGTGGAACGCGTTGACCTCAACGCGTTCGGAGCGGGTTGGGGTCAACTCGCTCCACCTAGTGTAGCCGGGATATATTTCCGCGCTCTGCCACCAATCGAGTTCGATCACCGGCGCGATGCCGCGCGCCTCGAGCCAGGCTTTGTTGCCGAGCGAGGTGACGAATCGCGGCCGGCGCTCGCGCGCGAGCCAGCGCAGCGTGGCGAGGTCGAGGTGGTCGTAGTGGTTGTGCGAAACGACGACGGCGTCGATCGCGGGCAGTTCCTCGAGACGCAGCGCGGGCGGGCGCACGCGTTTCGGCCCGAGCCGGCCAAACGGTCCCGCGTAGGTCGCGAAGACGGGATCGGTCAGCACGGTGAGCCCGTCGAATTGGAGCAGAAAGGTCGAGTGGCCGATGAACGTCACCGCCACGTCGCCGGGCGCGACGCGCGCGGGTAACTCGGGCCGGCGCGGCGCGGACGCGGTTTTCGGCCAGCGGTGGAATTCGTCGCCGGTGAGCTGTTGCCACCACCACTTCGGCAGCGAGGTGAAACCGAGCGCCTGCGGTTGCGGCGGCGGGTTGAAGAAGCGTTCGCCGTCGCAGTGATCGCTGACCGGGAAGCGCGGCGCGCGCGGCATGGTCAGCCGCCGTGGCCGAGCTTGGCCCGGGCCTGCTCCCAGAAATCCAGCAGCGCGCGGAAGTCCTGCTCCTTCGTGCCGCTGTGGATGATGTAGTCGTAGGTGTAGCGCTCGGCCATTTCGAGTTCGGCGCTCTGCATGCGGCGTTCGAGCTCCTCGGGCGAGACGGGGCCGCGGCCCTGGAGGCGTTCGCGGAGCACGTCCATCGAGTCGGGCGCGACGAACATCGTGACGATGCGTCCCTGCAGGCCGGGCGTCGTCTGCGCGGCGGCGCGGATGCTGCGCACGCCCTGCACGTCGATGTTCATCACGAGGCAATTCTGCTTCAGGCGCTCGAGCACGGTGGATTTTGGGGTGCCGTAGCGATATTTGCGGTGCACCCACGCCCACTCGAGAAAATCGCCGGCGGCGAGCCGCGCGTCGAACTCGGTTTCGGACAGGAAGTGGTAATCGCGACCGTCGACCTCGTTGGGTCGGGGCGGGCGCGTCGTCGCGGTGATGACGCGTTCGAAACCGGGAACCTCGCGCACGAGGCGGTCACAGAGCGTGCTTTTGCCCACACCGGCGGGTCCGGCAAGGATGAGCAACACGGTCGCACTTTGGGCCATGGCTCAGTAAGTGAAAGCGGCGGCGGCCGTGGCGAGCCCGTAAACCAGCAGAGCCGCGCCGAGCACGCGCGGGCGGCCGGGTTGTTTGAAAAGCCACTCGAAGAAGTCGCGCAGGCGGAACGGCGAGGCGGCGAGATAGAGCGCGGCGGCGAGCGCCACGTAGACGGCCGTGACCATCAGCAGGCGCTGCGGGTGCTGCCACTCCATGTAGGCGGCGTAGAGCAGCGGCTCGGCGGCGAGCAGCGTCAGGACCGACAGCCCGCGCACCGCGAGGAAGTCCGGCGCGTAGATGAAGGCCAGCACCGCGAGCGCGCCGAAGGCCATCATCACCGGCCAGGGATTCTGGAAGAAAATCAGGTCCGCCTCGCCCAGTTGCGACACGCGCCAGATGAACCACAGCGAGCCGCCACCGAAAAACAGCCACGCGCCGCGCTGCGAGCGCGGCAGGGCCTTGAGGGTGGAGCTGACGCGCGGATCACCCCACGCCAGCAACGCGCCGCAGAGCGCGAGGAAGAGACCGGGCAGGAGCGTGGCGAGGAAGAGGGACATGAAAAATCGTTCTCGTTCTCCTACTCGTTCTCGTTCTCCACAAGCTCAGAACCGTAGGAACCTGCGTCTTCCCGCACGTCGCCCGAGAAGCGAGCAATCAGCCCCGCCACGAGGGAGACAACCGCGTGGAGCAGAATCTTGCCCTCGGTCGCCTTGGTGGTGTCCAGGGTCTTTCGAGCGACCAAGACATCCAAGCACGCGGCGCACTCGACCGCCGATCCTCGGGCGATGTCGAGGTAGCGGCAGCGATCCAGGTGCGAGCGCTTGCCGTTACCCTCGGCAATATTGAGCACGATGCTGGTCGACGCTCGGTCCAGCTGATCCCGCGCGGCCAGCTTGGCCGGGAGCGACGCGAGAACCGGTTCGCACCACGCCGCAAACTTCACGGCTTCTTGGTAGGCCCGGAGTTTTTCGTGGTCGAAGGTGGGGGGCATCGAGAACGAGAAAGAGAACGAGGAACGAGAACGATCAGGACGGGACGCCCGCCAGCTCCAACTCACCGTAAAGCACGGCCGTGGATACGCGGTTGATTTTCACCGGGACCAGTTCGCCGATCAGGCGTTCGTGCGCCGGGAAATGCACGATGCGGTTGCCGCGCGTGCGGCCCATGAATTGCACGCCCTTCTTGTCCGGGCCTTCGACGAGGACTTCCTGCGTCGTGCCGAGGAGCGTGGCGTTGCGGCGGTCAGAGTTTTGCTCAAGCAGGCGCAAAAGGATCTGATTCCGCTCCTCCTTCACCTCGTCCGGAATCTGGTCGCCCATGTCGGCGGCGGGTGTGCCGGAACGGACGGAGTATTTGAAGACGTAGGCCATGTCGTAGTTGCAGGCCTCGAAGAGCGCGCGCGTCTGCTCGAAGTCCTCCGCGGTCTCGCCGGGGAAGCCGACGATGATGTCCGTCGAGAAATACATGTCGGGCCGCACGCGGCGCAGGTCGTCGACGATCTGCTTGTAGCGGTCGCGCGAGTAGGGCCGGTTCATCAGCCGCAGGATGCGGTCGCTGCCACTCTGCATCGGCAGGTGGACGTATTCGCAGAGTTTCTCGAGGCGGCCGTAGGCAGCGACGAGGTCGTCCTTGAAGCCGCGTGGGTGCGGTGAGGTGAAGCGGATGCGGCGGAGGCCGGGGATGGCGTTCACGCGTTCGAGCAATTGCACAAACGGGCTGATACCGCCCGTGTGCTCGTAGTCGCGTCGGCCGTAACTCGTCACGATCTGGCCGAGGAGCGTGATCTCACGCACGCCGCGGTCAGCGAGTTCCTCGCACTCGCGCACGATCTCGTCCATCGGCCGCGAGCGTTCGTCGCCGCGGGTCTTCGGGACGATGCAGAACGCGCAATCCATGTTGCAGCCCTGCTGAATCGAGACGAACGCCGTGACCTGCCGGTCCTCGAGGACGTGTTCGCGAATGGTGTTTTGCGAACCGGCTTCCTCGGCGATGTCGACGATGCGCGTGGGCAACACGGCACCCGCAGCCTGCGCGGCGCGGAGATTGTCGAGGTGGTCGGGGACTTGGTGAAATTTCTGCGTGCCGACGATCAGGTCGACGTCCGGCAGCGCATCGAGCAGCGCAGCGCCGCGGTTTTGCGCCATGCAGCCGAGGATGCCGATCACGAAGCGCGGGTTGCGCTTCTTCTTCTGCGCGAGGTAGCCGGCTTTGCCGATCGCCTTTTGCTCGGCCATGTCGCGGACGCTGCAGGTGTTGAGCAGCATCACGTCGGCGCTGTCCTCGTCTGCTACGATCCGGTAGCCCCGCGCGCGCAGCATCGCCGCGACAGCCTCGCTGTCGCGCTCGTTCATCTGGCAGCCATAGGTCTTGATGAAGACTCGGTTCATCCCGTGGAGGGGCCTAGCTACCCGGAACGGTGGCGCGGTCAACGCGGGAAACGTCACGCATTCGAGTTGTGCCGCGTAGCGCACCGCCTCCAAATGACGCCCGTTCGCTCCGCCATGAAAATCCTCCGCGTCCTGCCGCTGCTGTTCGTCGCCGTCGTGGCGGATGCGCAGCCGGCCAAGCCCGCGGCGGCGAAACCGGCCGCGCGACCCGACACGGAGATCGACCTCGACGCGCTCTACCAGCAGGGCAAGCAGCTCTTCGACGACTACGCGCCACCCGAGGTCAAACGGGAGTTCTATTTCCCGTCGCCGCAGGAATGGGACGCCTTCGCCACACGCCTCCAAGCTGCGCTGGATCAAAACGACCTCGCCGCCCTCGCCGCCTACGAACCCGAGGCGCGCGCGGCGCTGAAGGCGCTGCAACTCTTCCCCGACTACGCGGACTACGCCGAATGGCTGGAAGAGCGGCTCGACTACATCCAGGCCGCCAGCATCGCCGCGCGTCAGCCCGGCTACACGCTGCCGCCCAAGCCCCCGGTGTTGAAGCCCGGCCAGCGCCCGCCGGTCGCGACGCCCGACATCCCCTACTTCAACCTCTGGCTCTCGCGCCTGCGCACGCGTCCTGTGCCGGCCCGCGCGGCGCAGTTGTTGCCCATCGTGCGTGAGGCCTTTGCGGCCGAGGGCGTTCCCGCCGATCTGGCGTGGCTCGCCGAGGTCGAATCGACCTTCAATCCCTCCGCG
This portion of the Opitutia bacterium genome encodes:
- a CDS encoding MBL fold metallo-hydrolase, with amino-acid sequence MPRAPRFPVSDHCDGERFFNPPPQPQALGFTSLPKWWWQQLTGDEFHRWPKTASAPRRPELPARVAPGDVAVTFIGHSTFLLQFDGLTVLTDPVFATYAGPFGRLGPKRVRPPALRLEELPAIDAVVVSHNHYDHLDLATLRWLARERRPRFVTSLGNKAWLEARGIAPVIELDWWQSAEIYPGYTRWSELTPTRSERVEVNAFHLEALAANEAARPPLRVTATPAQHFAARAPWDRCRTLWNGFVLHTRAGDVFFCGDSGWGPHFAAIRERVGAPALALLPIGAYEPRWFMIPVHLNPDEAIRAHLALGARRSIGMHFGTFQLTNEAIDEPLHALAAARAAHSVSADDFTTLDFGEVRTLGLR
- the gmk gene encoding guanylate kinase gives rise to the protein MAQSATVLLILAGPAGVGKSTLCDRLVREVPGFERVITATTRPPRPNEVDGRDYHFLSETEFDARLAAGDFLEWAWVHRKYRYGTPKSTVLERLKQNCLVMNIDVQGVRSIRAAAQTTPGLQGRIVTMFVAPDSMDVLRERLQGRGPVSPEELERRMQSAELEMAERYTYDYIIHSGTKEQDFRALLDFWEQARAKLGHGG
- a CDS encoding four helix bundle protein, translated to MPPTFDHEKLRAYQEAVKFAAWCEPVLASLPAKLAARDQLDRASTSIVLNIAEGNGKRSHLDRCRYLDIARGSAVECAACLDVLVARKTLDTTKATEGKILLHAVVSLVAGLIARFSGDVREDAGSYGSELVENENE
- the miaB gene encoding tRNA (N6-isopentenyl adenosine(37)-C2)-methylthiotransferase MiaB, whose protein sequence is MNRVFIKTYGCQMNERDSEAVAAMLRARGYRIVADEDSADVMLLNTCSVRDMAEQKAIGKAGYLAQKKKRNPRFVIGILGCMAQNRGAALLDALPDVDLIVGTQKFHQVPDHLDNLRAAQAAGAVLPTRIVDIAEEAGSQNTIREHVLEDRQVTAFVSIQQGCNMDCAFCIVPKTRGDERSRPMDEIVRECEELADRGVREITLLGQIVTSYGRRDYEHTGGISPFVQLLERVNAIPGLRRIRFTSPHPRGFKDDLVAAYGRLEKLCEYVHLPMQSGSDRILRLMNRPYSRDRYKQIVDDLRRVRPDMYFSTDIIVGFPGETAEDFEQTRALFEACNYDMAYVFKYSVRSGTPAADMGDQIPDEVKEERNQILLRLLEQNSDRRNATLLGTTQEVLVEGPDKKGVQFMGRTRGNRIVHFPAHERLIGELVPVKINRVSTAVLYGELELAGVPS
- a CDS encoding transglycosylase SLT domain-containing protein, with product MKILRVLPLLFVAVVADAQPAKPAAAKPAARPDTEIDLDALYQQGKQLFDDYAPPEVKREFYFPSPQEWDAFATRLQAALDQNDLAALAAYEPEARAALKALQLFPDYADYAEWLEERLDYIQAASIAARQPGYTLPPKPPVLKPGQRPPVATPDIPYFNLWLSRLRTRPVPARAAQLLPIVREAFAAEGVPADLAWLAEVESTFNPSARSPAGARGLYQFVPATAKSLGLSTWLPDERTDPAKSARAAARYLRMLHGKFGDWPLALAAYNAGEGRVRRLLAAKKANSFAAIASSLPSETRMYVPKVLATLQVRAGVAPAQLAAPRAG